A region of Ferruginibacter albus DNA encodes the following proteins:
- a CDS encoding MutS-related protein, giving the protein MEIDKTTLNDLTIFSSEEEYSIFSKFDFCKTINGKYKLKENFSAPLSTINEIKNVQLTLKQIIAKIDNWPLHITNGTIMVVERFYQSTLDEIPSNPSSFTAYSYKVFHAPDYSLVKYSTIHVFDFIKGMQELIKLLLNENTSYPLKKLLERAQQILNKKQFEIVTNNAKATDTTPVQWLKLANFVRYHYKHNMEDLLEIHAQLDAWYSMATAVKQYKLNFPELTESEHPLIAAKQLYHVLLETPVAYDIVLNQESNFLFLTGANMAGKSTFIKSVGSAVFLAHIGMGVPAEEMQLSRFDGLLSNINMADNIMKGESYFYNEVQRIKATINKVNNKKHWLILIDELFKGTNIQDAMKCSFTVIEGFLKIKNSLFILSTHLYEIGESLKTYSNISFNYFETTITDDQLHFNYRLKEGISNDRLGYLILKKEGVVDMLQNL; this is encoded by the coding sequence ATGGAAATAGATAAAACAACTTTAAACGATCTTACAATATTTAGTTCCGAAGAAGAGTATTCTATTTTCAGCAAGTTTGATTTTTGTAAAACAATTAATGGCAAATACAAACTAAAAGAGAATTTTTCCGCTCCGTTATCTACTATCAATGAGATTAAAAATGTTCAGCTTACATTAAAGCAGATCATTGCCAAAATTGATAATTGGCCGCTGCATATTACCAATGGTACCATAATGGTGGTTGAAAGGTTTTATCAATCCACGCTTGATGAAATACCGTCTAACCCATCTTCGTTTACAGCGTACAGCTATAAAGTTTTTCATGCACCTGATTATTCGCTGGTAAAATATTCTACTATTCACGTATTTGATTTTATAAAAGGAATGCAGGAGTTGATAAAGCTTTTATTGAATGAAAACACTTCTTATCCTTTAAAAAAATTATTAGAGCGTGCACAACAGATACTTAATAAGAAGCAATTTGAAATAGTTACCAATAATGCTAAAGCTACCGATACAACTCCTGTGCAATGGTTAAAGTTGGCCAATTTTGTGCGCTATCATTACAAGCATAATATGGAAGATCTGCTGGAAATTCATGCGCAATTAGATGCCTGGTATAGTATGGCGACAGCAGTAAAACAGTATAAGCTTAATTTTCCAGAATTAACCGAGTCAGAACATCCTTTAATTGCGGCAAAACAATTGTACCATGTTTTATTGGAAACACCTGTGGCTTACGATATCGTGTTAAACCAGGAAAGTAATTTTTTGTTTCTTACGGGCGCTAACATGGCAGGTAAAAGCACTTTTATAAAGTCGGTTGGATCGGCTGTTTTTTTAGCGCATATTGGTATGGGAGTGCCGGCCGAAGAAATGCAACTGAGCAGATTTGATGGCTTGTTGAGTAACATTAATATGGCTGACAATATTATGAAAGGAGAAAGTTATTTTTATAACGAAGTGCAGCGAATAAAAGCTACCATTAATAAGGTTAACAATAAAAAGCATTGGTTGATATTGATCGATGAGCTATTCAAGGGTACTAATATACAGGATGCCATGAAGTGTTCATTTACAGTAATAGAAGGATTTTTAAAAATTAAAAATTCCTTATTCATCCTTTCCACTCATCTATACGAGATAGGCGAATCATTAAAAACCTATTCCAACATCAGCTTTAATTATTTTGAGACCACTATTACAGACGATCAGTTACATTTTAATTACCGGCTCAAAGAAGGTATTAGCAACGACCGGCTAGGCTATCTTATTTTAAAGAAAGAAGGGGTAGTAGATATGTTGCAGAACTTATGA
- a CDS encoding ABC transporter ATP-binding protein, whose amino-acid sequence MKNFFRIISYIHIPKNKLALYIFYTLLGTFFSVFSIAMFAPFLSIIFNTSGSNVINSNAVGSLKYYLNDIAMRNRLLALGIVCLFIIAATLFKNLFFYLSYRISNPVKNMISYDFRLRLYQKILMLPVGFFTDQKKGDLMSRMIGDVNEVNGAVIGSLESLIKDSLTTIAFLAYMVYLSPRLSLFLLIALPITAFVIGRINRKLKHFSSNYSVVSGESLSHVEETLTGIKIVKAFNAEKKMLQKFKSGNLELLRILNSISIRRDLSSPLTELMGVTVLCMILFVGGLTVLSSHSLSASDLLNFVFGFAMIINPAKNLSGSISNVQKGMAAVERLEEIIQAPIGIEEKPNAIPLTAFNRSIELRNVSFSYGEKDVLKNINLIIEKGKTVALVGSSGAGKSTLVDLIPRFHDVTSGEILIDGINIKEYTIPSLRSQMSIVTQEPILFNDTIASNIALGKETYTENEVMEAAKIANAHNFIIYKEDKYNTNIGDRGMKLSGGERQRVTIARAVLQNPPILILDEATSSLDTESERLVQDAIIHLMQDRTSIVIAHRLSTVRNADEIIVLQKGEIIERGTHESLIALNGFYSKLVNMQEVK is encoded by the coding sequence ATGAAGAATTTTTTTAGAATAATCAGCTATATTCATATACCTAAGAACAAGCTGGCTTTATACATTTTTTATACATTATTAGGTACCTTCTTTTCAGTTTTTTCCATTGCGATGTTTGCTCCTTTTTTAAGTATTATATTCAATACTTCAGGTAGCAATGTAATAAACTCAAATGCGGTAGGAAGTCTTAAATATTATTTAAATGATATTGCCATGCGCAACAGGCTTTTGGCATTGGGAATTGTCTGCCTGTTTATTATTGCAGCTACCTTATTTAAAAACCTGTTCTTTTATCTTTCATATAGAATATCCAACCCGGTTAAGAATATGATCTCTTACGACTTCCGGTTACGGTTATACCAAAAAATATTAATGCTCCCCGTTGGTTTTTTTACAGATCAAAAAAAAGGCGATTTGATGAGCAGGATGATTGGAGATGTTAACGAAGTGAATGGAGCGGTTATCGGTTCGCTGGAATCGCTAATTAAAGATTCTTTGACCACGATCGCTTTTTTGGCATATATGGTGTACCTAAGTCCCCGACTTTCATTGTTCTTATTGATCGCACTGCCTATAACGGCTTTTGTAATTGGCCGCATTAACCGGAAGTTGAAACATTTCTCCAGTAATTATTCTGTGGTTTCCGGCGAAAGTTTATCGCATGTAGAAGAGACATTAACAGGGATCAAGATCGTAAAAGCATTTAATGCTGAGAAAAAGATGTTGCAGAAATTTAAATCGGGCAATTTAGAATTATTAAGGATATTAAACAGCATTTCAATCCGTAGAGATTTATCAAGCCCGCTTACAGAGTTAATGGGGGTAACAGTACTTTGCATGATCTTATTTGTTGGTGGCTTAACGGTGCTTTCTTCTCATTCTTTATCAGCCAGCGATCTGTTGAATTTTGTTTTTGGTTTCGCCATGATCATTAATCCTGCAAAAAATTTATCCGGCAGTATTTCTAATGTTCAAAAAGGAATGGCAGCTGTAGAGCGACTGGAAGAGATCATACAAGCGCCTATTGGTATAGAAGAAAAGCCTAATGCAATTCCTTTAACAGCGTTTAATAGATCTATTGAGTTGAGAAATGTAAGTTTTTCTTATGGCGAAAAGGACGTTTTAAAAAATATCAATTTAATTATTGAAAAAGGGAAAACAGTTGCATTGGTAGGTTCATCCGGTGCAGGTAAATCAACATTGGTAGATCTGATCCCACGTTTTCATGATGTTACTTCTGGTGAAATATTAATTGATGGAATAAACATTAAAGAATATACCATACCATCGCTGAGAAGCCAGATGAGTATCGTAACTCAAGAGCCAATTTTATTTAATGATACCATAGCGAGTAATATCGCTCTTGGAAAAGAAACATATACAGAGAATGAAGTAATGGAAGCTGCTAAAATAGCGAACGCTCATAATTTTATTATTTATAAAGAAGATAAATACAATACAAATATTGGTGATAGAGGAATGAAATTAAGCGGTGGTGAACGGCAGCGTGTAACGATTGCCCGTGCGGTACTGCAAAATCCTCCGATTTTAATTTTAGATGAAGCCACTTCTTCCTTAGATACAGAAAGTGAACGCTTGGTACAGGATGCGATTATTCATTTAATGCAGGACAGAACTTCTATTGTAATTGCTCACCGTTTATCTACGGTTCGTAATGCAGATGAAATAATAGTGCTGCAAAAAGGAGAAATTATAGAACGCGGCACACACGAATCGTTGATCGCATTGAACGGCTTTTACAGCAAGCTGGTAAATATGCAGGAAGTAAAATGA
- a CDS encoding GlxA family transcriptional regulator, which translates to MPTKKINVVKPGNKHISIFVPAGDCVLSSVIGSFKVFNEVNAVAKRKELPLPFTIQLVGITEETKLYDGAFSIKPHTTIDKVTHTDLIILPALAGNIPEEVKHNEKAVEWIATHYKKGAEIASLCTGAFLLAATGLMKGKKCATHWIAFDAFRMMYPDVELIKAVVHEEQGIYTNGGAYSFLNLLLYLVEKYVDRETAIYCSKVFEVEINRDSQCSFSIFSGFKMHEDEAIQKAQDFIEENYIEKINVDELAQHCSLSRRNFERRFRKATQYSPAEYIQYLKIEAARRQLETSRYQVNEVMYAVGYNDNKAFRNTFKKITGLSPVEYRNRFQAIG; encoded by the coding sequence ATGCCGACCAAAAAGATAAACGTAGTGAAACCGGGCAATAAACATATTTCAATTTTTGTGCCTGCCGGTGATTGCGTATTAAGCAGTGTGATAGGAAGCTTTAAAGTATTTAATGAAGTAAATGCCGTTGCTAAAAGAAAAGAATTACCGTTACCCTTTACGATTCAACTGGTAGGAATAACAGAAGAAACAAAATTGTATGATGGCGCTTTTAGCATAAAGCCACACACAACGATTGATAAAGTAACACATACAGATCTGATCATTCTTCCTGCATTAGCCGGTAACATTCCTGAAGAAGTAAAACATAATGAAAAGGCTGTAGAATGGATCGCTACGCATTATAAAAAAGGAGCTGAAATTGCAAGTCTTTGTACAGGCGCATTTTTATTGGCTGCCACCGGTTTAATGAAAGGAAAAAAATGCGCCACACATTGGATTGCTTTTGATGCCTTTAGAATGATGTACCCCGATGTTGAATTAATAAAAGCGGTAGTGCACGAAGAACAAGGCATCTATACTAACGGTGGTGCCTATTCTTTTTTAAACCTATTGCTTTATTTAGTAGAAAAATATGTTGACAGGGAGACAGCTATTTATTGTTCAAAAGTTTTTGAAGTAGAAATTAACCGCGATAGCCAATGCTCATTTTCTATTTTCAGTGGATTTAAAATGCATGAAGATGAAGCAATACAAAAAGCACAAGATTTTATTGAGGAGAACTATATTGAGAAGATCAATGTAGATGAATTGGCACAACATTGTTCTCTCAGCCGAAGAAACTTTGAAAGAAGATTTCGCAAGGCAACGCAATATTCTCCGGCAGAATATATACAGTATTTAAAAATTGAAGCTGCCCGGCGCCAATTGGAAACTTCAAGATACCAGGTAAATGAAGTGATGTACGCAGTAGGATATAATGACAACAAAGCTTTCCGTAATACGTTCAAAAAGATCACAGGCTTATCACCGGTGGAATACAGAAACCGTTTCCAGGCGATCGGTTGA
- a CDS encoding DinB family protein yields MSSIQTIAKQFALHNKLFNNVLEGIEDAQGGERLSQEVNHLQWIAGHLVNAHYGMAPMLGLQNYKFPYWELYTDKTQPPPSNRALDTSLKYPPLSELKKYWNELEPKFIEGLGKLSNEQLTSEMPFPVPTGKTMLDFFTFIASHDSYHIGQMSIIRKYLGKGAMSYN; encoded by the coding sequence ATGTCGTCTATTCAAACAATAGCAAAACAATTTGCGTTGCACAACAAACTTTTTAATAATGTACTGGAAGGAATTGAGGATGCACAAGGCGGAGAACGTCTTTCTCAGGAAGTAAATCATCTTCAATGGATTGCGGGCCATTTGGTAAATGCCCATTACGGAATGGCACCTATGTTGGGATTACAGAACTATAAGTTTCCCTACTGGGAGCTGTACACGGATAAAACCCAGCCACCGCCAAGCAACAGGGCTTTAGACACATCTTTAAAATACCCGCCGCTTTCAGAATTAAAAAAATACTGGAATGAGCTGGAGCCAAAATTCATTGAAGGGTTAGGGAAGTTATCTAATGAGCAATTAACTTCAGAAATGCCTTTTCCTGTACCTACAGGTAAAACAATGCTGGACTTTTTTACTTTTATCGCAAGTCATGATTCTTATCATATCGGTCAAATGAGTATTATTCGTAAATATTTAGGTAAGGGCGCTATGTCATATAATTGA
- a CDS encoding VOC family protein yields MKNVINWFEIYTSDFQRAKKFYTDVFKIQLTDLPSSPNMDMEYATFPGDMSTPGASGALAKMDMMKPGVGGTMVYFHSEDILTEQNRVEAAGGKVIKAKQAIGEYGFIAIIEDTEGNMIGIHSMK; encoded by the coding sequence ATGAAAAATGTAATTAACTGGTTTGAAATTTATACTTCAGACTTCCAAAGAGCAAAGAAATTTTACACAGATGTTTTTAAAATTCAATTAACCGATTTGCCATCATCTCCAAATATGGATATGGAGTATGCAACGTTTCCGGGTGATATGAGCACACCGGGCGCTTCAGGGGCATTAGCAAAAATGGATATGATGAAACCGGGTGTAGGCGGCACTATGGTATATTTTCACAGTGAAGATATTTTAACTGAACAAAACAGGGTAGAAGCAGCAGGCGGAAAAGTAATTAAGGCCAAACAAGCCATCGGCGAATATGGTTTTATTGCCATCATAGAGGATACAGAAGGTAATATGATCGGAATACATTCGATGAAATAG
- a CDS encoding YifB family Mg chelatase-like AAA ATPase, with product MLVKTFGSAVYGVEAITITVEVNVNNQGKSEAVIVGLPDSAVKESLQRVESAIKDNGFYMPRTKLVVNLAPADIRKSGSAFDLPIAMGTLAASEQLDNPEKLAEYVIMGELSLDGTVRPIKGALPIAIQARKENFTGLIVPQQNAREAAMVNNLKVYGVSHINEVIDFFKDENALQPVIVNTRDEFAYAQNNFDIDFADVKGQENIKRALEIAAAGGHNAILIGPPGAGKTMLAKRLPTILPPLSLVEALETTKIHSVAGKLPENASLISKRPFRSPHHTISDVALVGGGGNPQPGEISLAHNGVLFLDELPEFKRTVLEVMRQPMEERKVTISRAKVALDFPASFMLIASMNPCPCGFFNHPEKECTCPPGAVQKYLNKISGPLLDRIDLHVEVTPVAFSELSSSKQYEKSEAIRDRVMKARDIQAERYKEEKGIYANAQMSSKMLKEICVINTVSQNLLKVAMEKLNLSARAYDRILKVSRTIADLASSEDIKAEHIAEAIQYRNLDREGWAG from the coding sequence ATGTTAGTTAAAACTTTTGGTAGCGCAGTATATGGTGTTGAAGCAATTACTATTACTGTTGAAGTGAATGTAAACAACCAGGGAAAATCCGAAGCAGTAATTGTTGGCCTGCCCGATAGCGCTGTGAAAGAAAGTTTGCAGCGTGTAGAAAGCGCTATTAAAGATAATGGCTTTTACATGCCAAGAACCAAGCTGGTGGTAAATCTTGCACCGGCAGACATCCGCAAAAGCGGCTCTGCGTTTGATCTTCCTATTGCGATGGGCACATTGGCTGCAAGTGAGCAGTTAGATAACCCTGAAAAGTTAGCAGAATATGTTATCATGGGCGAACTTAGTTTAGACGGTACCGTTAGGCCCATTAAAGGAGCATTACCTATTGCCATACAAGCCCGAAAAGAGAATTTTACAGGTTTGATCGTACCTCAGCAAAATGCCCGTGAAGCGGCAATGGTGAATAATTTAAAAGTGTATGGTGTATCGCACATCAATGAAGTAATTGATTTTTTTAAAGATGAAAATGCATTACAGCCTGTAATTGTAAATACAAGAGATGAATTTGCGTATGCACAAAATAATTTTGATATTGATTTTGCAGATGTAAAAGGACAGGAAAACATAAAACGAGCGTTGGAAATTGCTGCTGCAGGTGGGCATAATGCAATATTGATCGGACCACCCGGTGCCGGCAAAACAATGCTGGCAAAAAGGCTACCAACAATACTGCCACCGCTTTCTTTAGTAGAAGCGTTAGAAACAACAAAGATCCATAGCGTTGCAGGTAAGTTGCCCGAAAATGCTTCTTTAATTTCTAAACGTCCATTTCGTTCCCCACATCATACTATAAGTGATGTAGCTTTGGTCGGTGGTGGCGGTAATCCTCAGCCCGGTGAAATCTCATTGGCACATAATGGCGTTTTATTTTTAGACGAATTGCCTGAATTCAAAAGAACCGTTTTGGAAGTGATGCGCCAACCGATGGAAGAAAGAAAAGTAACGATATCAAGAGCAAAAGTAGCATTGGATTTTCCTGCCAGTTTTATGTTGATCGCTTCTATGAATCCGTGTCCATGCGGGTTCTTCAATCATCCTGAAAAAGAATGTACTTGTCCGCCCGGCGCTGTGCAAAAATATCTGAACAAAATATCCGGTCCATTGTTAGATAGGATCGATTTACACGTGGAGGTTACTCCTGTTGCTTTCAGTGAATTATCTTCCTCCAAACAATATGAAAAAAGTGAAGCTATCCGTGATCGTGTGATGAAAGCCAGGGACATACAGGCAGAACGTTATAAAGAAGAAAAAGGGATATATGCGAATGCGCAGATGAGCAGTAAAATGCTGAAAGAAATTTGTGTTATCAATACCGTTAGCCAAAACTTATTAAAAGTGGCAATGGAAAAATTAAATCTTTCAGCACGTGCTTATGACAGAATTTTAAAGGTGAGCCGCACCATTGCCGACCTTGCTTCCAGCGAAGATATCAAAGCAGAGCATATAGCGGAGGCTATTCAATATCGAAATCTCGACAGAGAAGGTTGGGCAGGATAA